A region from the Canis aureus isolate CA01 chromosome 10, VMU_Caureus_v.1.0, whole genome shotgun sequence genome encodes:
- the LOC144322025 gene encoding large ribosomal subunit protein eL39-like, with protein MSSHKTFRIKRFLAKKQKQNRPILQWIQMKTGNKIRYNSKRRHWRRTKLGL; from the coding sequence ATGTCCTCTCACAAGACTTTCAGAATCAAGCGATTCctggccaagaaacaaaagcagaatcgtCCCATTCTCCAGTGGATTCAgatgaaaactggtaataaaatcagATACAACTCCAAAAGGAGGCACTGGAGAAGAACCAAGCTGGGTCTATGA